Proteins from a single region of Campylobacter sputorum:
- the thiD gene encoding bifunctional hydroxymethylpyrimidine kinase/phosphomethylpyrimidine kinase, which produces MKIALSIAGSDSGGGAGIQADLKTFEELGVFGTTVITAITAQNTLGVSHIYEASLQSVEEQLKAVLSDLRPNAIKTGMLFDSNIINLVYESLKNQNIPLVCDCVMVAKGGAKLLKDYAINALISKLIPICDLITPNIPEAEIISNFKITDEKDMIKAGLSIQKMGVKSVLMKGGHLSSNNAFDILIDEDKIYKLTSPRIDTKNTHGTGCTYSAAITAGLADGLNMLKSVIRAKAFVYEAIKNDLHLGSGHGPTNHFAYVKNRQDDSEIKVENL; this is translated from the coding sequence ATGAAAATAGCATTAAGTATTGCAGGATCTGATAGTGGTGGAGGGGCAGGTATTCAAGCTGATTTAAAAACCTTTGAAGAGCTTGGAGTTTTTGGAACGACTGTTATAACTGCAATTACGGCACAAAACACACTTGGTGTAAGTCATATTTATGAGGCAAGTTTGCAAAGCGTAGAAGAGCAGTTAAAAGCTGTTTTATCTGATTTAAGACCAAATGCCATAAAAACTGGAATGCTTTTTGATAGTAATATTATAAATTTAGTTTATGAGAGTTTAAAAAACCAAAATATCCCGCTTGTTTGTGATTGTGTAATGGTGGCAAAAGGTGGAGCGAAGCTTTTAAAAGACTATGCTATAAATGCGTTGATTTCTAAATTAATCCCAATTTGTGATCTAATCACACCAAATATCCCTGAGGCTGAAATTATTTCAAATTTTAAGATAACAGATGAAAAAGATATGATAAAAGCTGGGCTAAGTATCCAAAAAATGGGTGTTAAAAGCGTGTTGATGAAAGGCGGACATTTAAGTAGTAATAATGCTTTTGATATCTTGATAGATGAAGATAAAATTTATAAATTAACATCGCCAAGAATAGATACAAAAAATACTCATGGGACTGGTTGTACTTACTCAGCTGCCATAACTGCTGGTTTGGCGGATGGTTTAAATATGCTAAAAAGTGTCATTAGAGCAAAAGCTTTTGTGTATGAAGCTATAAAAAATGATTTGCATTTAGGTAGCGGACATGGGCCTACAAATCACTTTGCTTATGTTAAAAATAGACAAGATGATAGCGAAATAAAAGTTGAAAATTTATAA
- the tupC gene encoding tungstate ABC transporter ATP-binding protein TupC: MILKNITQIYKNQKVLNISNLNINESKITGLLGSNGSGKSTLLRILSHIEKPFSGEIKSNLYKKDISILLPEPMLLKRSVKQNFIFALKAYDDIKDSYDERISMALSMVGLDSSFLNKKHYELSSGQTTRLAFAILVATRRKFMLLDEPTNSIDLMSSKLFARAIQTLNKDYGCGFLIASHDEKWLSEICDENVFLYKGSVSKFELKNIFNCENSLINFGSNLNITLPDDFKNATKVALDPAKIIITKDDLSYEGFLHSLSVISNKRFLIKIKFGDYLLKTVIKIQDFPNLKVGGKINFYIDKSGFLALE; encoded by the coding sequence ATGATACTAAAAAATATAACTCAAATTTATAAAAATCAAAAAGTTTTAAATATTTCAAATTTAAATATAAATGAAAGCAAGATTACTGGACTTCTTGGTTCAAATGGAAGTGGTAAAAGCACACTTTTACGCATACTTTCACATATAGAAAAGCCATTTAGTGGCGAGATAAAAAGCAACCTTTATAAAAAAGATATATCCATTCTTTTACCAGAACCAATGCTTTTAAAAAGAAGTGTAAAACAAAATTTCATTTTTGCACTAAAAGCTTATGATGATATCAAAGATAGCTATGATGAGAGAATTTCTATGGCACTTTCTATGGTTGGACTTGATTCTAGTTTTTTAAACAAAAAACATTATGAGTTAAGCAGCGGACAGACAACAAGGCTTGCTTTTGCGATTCTCGTTGCTACAAGGCGTAAATTTATGCTTTTAGATGAGCCAACAAATAGTATAGATTTAATGTCATCAAAACTTTTTGCAAGAGCCATACAGACGCTAAATAAAGATTATGGATGTGGGTTTTTAATAGCAAGCCACGATGAAAAATGGCTTAGTGAAATTTGCGATGAAAATGTGTTTTTATATAAAGGAAGTGTTAGTAAATTTGAGCTTAAAAATATTTTTAATTGTGAAAATTCTCTTATAAATTTTGGTTCAAATTTAAATATAACTTTACCAGATGATTTTAAAAATGCTACAAAAGTCGCATTAGATCCTGCTAAAATAATCATAACTAAAGACGATTTGTCTTATGAGGGTTTTTTGCACTCGCTTTCTGTTATAAGCAATAAAAGATTTTTAATAAAGATAAAATTTGGAGATTATCTTTTAAAAACAGTTATAAAAATACAAGACTTTCCAAATTTAAAAGTTGGTGGTAAAATTAATTTTTATATAGATAAAAGTGGCTTTTTGGCACTAGAGTAA
- the tupB gene encoding tungstate ABC transporter permease TupB — MGFILDGIVQAFVLLYSGNEETYSAINATIITSSISIIFSLLIGMPIGFCLGFYKFKGAKTLKLLSDTALAMPTVAIGLILYAFISSRGPFGFMELLFTLKAVILGQIFLSLPIIISLTASVVENMDKKHLLTIKSYQLSSFKQVLTVLYELRYSLMVVVATAYGRIVAEVGVAMMVGGNIKWFTRTITTAVSLETNKGEFAMGIALSMVLIAMAFGVNLAIHAFKRLDK; from the coding sequence TTGGGTTTTATATTAGATGGTATTGTGCAAGCTTTTGTTTTACTTTATAGTGGAAATGAAGAGACATATTCAGCTATAAATGCAACTATTATAACTTCTAGTATTTCTATAATTTTTTCCTTGCTTATTGGTATGCCAATAGGCTTTTGTTTGGGATTTTATAAATTTAAAGGTGCTAAAACTTTAAAACTTCTTAGTGATACAGCTCTAGCCATGCCAACAGTTGCTATTGGTCTTATCTTGTATGCTTTTATATCAAGTAGAGGACCTTTTGGTTTTATGGAGCTTTTATTTACACTAAAAGCTGTAATTTTAGGGCAAATTTTCTTATCTTTACCAATTATCATTTCGCTAACTGCAAGTGTTGTAGAAAATATGGATAAAAAGCATTTACTAACCATAAAAAGTTATCAATTAAGTTCGTTTAAGCAAGTTTTAACTGTGCTTTACGAACTTAGATACTCTTTGATGGTTGTAGTTGCTACTGCGTATGGTAGAATAGTGGCTGAAGTTGGTGTAGCTATGATGGTTGGTGGAAACATTAAATGGTTTACTAGAACTATAACAACAGCAGTTTCACTAGAGACAAACAAAGGCGAGTTTGCTATGGGAATAGCCCTTAGTATGGTTCTTATCGCTATGGCTTTTGGTGTAAATTTAGCCATACATGCTTTTAAAAGATTAGATAAATGA
- the tupA gene encoding tungstate ABC transporter substrate-binding protein TupA: MKSKILTFGIAMFMASSLYAKDNNLIMATTTSTDDTGLLDALYPVYKAKTGVDLKWTAVGTGKALEMGKNCDVDVLFVHSPKLEKEFVKNGYGVDRKPVMYNDYVLIGDKSLANKFEGKSLKEAFEIIQNNKIPFFSRGDKSGTHNKELDIWKKSISNVPQKESWYKQTGQGMLTTINVAAEQKGVTLTDRGTFIKYEAQHKGNPPLVLLNEGDNNLKNFYSVINVNPEKCPKADEENAKEFANWITSDEGQKFINDFKLMDKQLFTADAKDRKE, encoded by the coding sequence ATGAAAAGTAAAATTTTAACATTTGGTATTGCCATGTTTATGGCTAGTTCGCTTTATGCAAAAGATAACAATCTCATAATGGCAACCACAACAAGCACTGATGACACAGGTTTGCTAGATGCTTTGTATCCTGTTTATAAAGCAAAAACAGGTGTTGATTTAAAATGGACAGCAGTTGGAACTGGAAAAGCTCTTGAAATGGGCAAAAACTGCGATGTCGATGTGCTTTTTGTTCATTCGCCAAAATTAGAAAAAGAGTTTGTAAAAAATGGATATGGTGTAGATAGAAAACCAGTTATGTATAATGATTATGTGCTAATAGGCGATAAATCATTAGCAAATAAATTTGAAGGTAAAAGCTTAAAAGAAGCTTTCGAAATTATACAAAACAACAAAATTCCTTTCTTTAGTAGAGGAGACAAAAGCGGAACACACAACAAAGAGCTAGATATATGGAAAAAATCTATATCAAATGTTCCTCAAAAAGAGTCTTGGTATAAACAAACCGGTCAAGGTATGCTTACAACTATAAATGTAGCAGCCGAACAAAAAGGTGTGACATTAACAGATCGTGGAACTTTCATAAAATACGAAGCACAACATAAAGGAAATCCACCGCTTGTACTTCTAAATGAAGGCGATAATAATCTTAAAAATTTCTACTCAGTTATAAATGTAAATCCGGAAAAATGCCCTAAAGCTGACGAGGAAAATGCAAAAGAATTTGCAAATTGGATAACAAGTGATGAGGGGCAAAAATTTATAAATGACTTTAAACTTATGGATAAACAACTATTTACAGCCGATGCAAAAGATAGAAAAGAGTAA
- a CDS encoding IMPACT family protein, with protein sequence MQSINEIFTAKQEIKKSTFISYLCPFDKFKILNEKLKLEHPKAVHIVWAYRHYNEFFQIVENQSDDGEPKGTSGPPSLNALRGANLINCGVFVVRYFGGIKLGTGGLVRAYSTSVNLAINGANLIPFEIKDDCIFFISFILTRKFEYFFEKEKLQITNKTFNQNGCVVECKLTQNEFASLLEFSMNLENQGFKFLALPLFAKDFIHFS encoded by the coding sequence TTGCAATCCATAAATGAAATTTTCACAGCAAAACAGGAGATAAAAAAATCAACTTTTATCTCCTATCTATGCCCGTTTGATAAATTTAAAATACTTAATGAAAAACTAAAATTAGAACATCCAAAAGCCGTTCATATAGTTTGGGCGTATAGGCATTATAATGAATTTTTTCAAATTGTAGAAAATCAAAGCGATGATGGTGAGCCAAAAGGAACAAGTGGTCCACCTAGCTTAAATGCTTTGCGTGGAGCAAATTTAATAAACTGCGGTGTTTTTGTAGTAAGATATTTTGGGGGTATAAAGCTTGGAACTGGCGGTTTAGTAAGAGCATATTCAACAAGTGTAAATTTGGCTATAAATGGTGCAAATTTGATACCTTTTGAGATAAAAGATGATTGTATATTTTTCATCTCATTTATCCTAACACGCAAATTTGAGTATTTTTTTGAGAAAGAAAAATTACAAATTACAAACAAAACTTTCAACCAAAATGGGTGTGTAGTGGAGTGCAAGCTTACACAAAACGAATTTGCAAGCTTGCTTGAATTTAGCATGAATTTAGAAAATCAAGGTTTTAAATTTCTAGCTCTGCCACTTTTTGCAAAAGATTTTATCCATTTTTCCTAG
- the serC gene encoding phosphoserine transaminase, with amino-acid sequence MRALNFNAGPSCIPLEVLEYAKNEFSDFNGCGSSIMELSHRSKTFEQILDSAIANVKELYNISDDFAVLFLQGGGSLQFAQVPMNLYNGGVSEYVDTGTWTSKAIKEAQIQGINCEVIATSEDAKFNYIPKFSFSDNADYAYICSNNTIHGTQYQELPKTKCPLVVDSSSDLLSRDVDFSNIGLFFGGAQKNAGPSGVTLVIIRKDLADRVKSSVPTMLRYSTHIKNNSLYNTPNTFGIYMFDLVTKWIKKQGGLAKINEYNVKKANILYEFIDANSDFYKPFARKDSRSLMNVTFNLKSEELEKRFIEMSQKENMIGLKGHRSLGGIRASIYNAVSLEDVKALVSFMNEFARKNG; translated from the coding sequence ATGAGGGCTTTAAATTTTAACGCAGGACCAAGTTGTATTCCCTTAGAAGTTTTAGAATATGCGAAAAATGAATTTAGCGATTTTAATGGATGTGGCAGTTCTATAATGGAACTTAGCCATAGAAGCAAAACATTTGAGCAAATTTTAGACTCAGCCATAGCAAATGTAAAAGAGCTTTATAATATAAGTGATGATTTTGCTGTGTTATTTTTACAAGGTGGCGGCAGTTTGCAGTTTGCGCAAGTTCCTATGAATTTATATAATGGCGGTGTTTCCGAGTATGTAGATACTGGCACTTGGACTAGTAAGGCTATAAAAGAAGCACAAATTCAAGGCATAAACTGCGAAGTTATTGCAACTAGCGAGGATGCTAAATTTAACTATATTCCAAAATTTAGTTTTAGCGACAATGCTGATTATGCGTATATTTGCTCAAATAATACAATTCACGGAACACAATACCAAGAACTTCCAAAGACAAAATGTCCGTTAGTTGTGGATAGTTCAAGCGATCTTTTAAGCAGGGATGTTGATTTTAGCAATATCGGGCTTTTTTTTGGAGGAGCTCAAAAAAATGCAGGACCATCTGGCGTAACTCTTGTTATAATTAGAAAAGATTTAGCAGATCGCGTAAAATCTAGTGTTCCAACTATGCTTCGCTATTCAACTCATATTAAAAATAATTCACTTTACAATACGCCAAATACATTTGGAATTTACATGTTTGATCTTGTTACAAAGTGGATTAAAAAACAGGGCGGTTTGGCAAAAATAAATGAGTATAATGTTAAAAAAGCAAACATATTGTATGAATTTATAGACGCAAATAGTGATTTTTACAAGCCTTTTGCAAGAAAAGATTCTAGATCTTTAATGAATGTTACATTTAATCTAAAAAGCGAAGAGCTAGAAAAGAGATTTATTGAGATGTCTCAAAAAGAAAATATGATAGGTTTAAAAGGACATAGGAGTTTAGGCGGCATAAGAGCGTCTATATATAATGCTGTTAGTTTAGAAGATGTAAAAGCCCTAGTTTCGTTTATGAATGAGTTTGCTAGGAAAAATGGATAA
- the xseA gene encoding exodeoxyribonuclease VII large subunit, whose protein sequence is MLSVSELNEQAKSLLETNFSSIEVEGEISRLTKHSSGHWYFTLKDEKASISATMFKFDNVKVKFTPVEGMKIVASGKITLFSPSGTYQINLKSMRPSGEGELELAFKQLKAKLEKEGLFDISHKKPLPKYPKKIAIITSKTSAALQDMLKIATNRWQLVKISVFDSLTQGENAPNELIKTLIKADSIGYDAIIIARGGGSREDLWCFNDEGLARCIYALKTPIISAIGHEIDFSISDFVSDHRSPTPSAAMMDLLPSIDEIIQLLDKKEDVLKNLINYKLQNAISLLNLKKSLFLNSNLKQKLSIYNQNLEHIKFKLKNLINMNISNSLNKIENLQNIFKEKEIFFAKTKDLVEIRKNGKLMSLENLKKDDIITIYSQNFSKDAKIIN, encoded by the coding sequence ATGCTTAGCGTTAGTGAGTTAAACGAGCAGGCAAAATCGCTTCTTGAGACTAATTTTTCATCTATAGAAGTTGAGGGCGAAATTTCAAGACTAACAAAACACTCATCTGGTCATTGGTATTTTACTCTAAAGGATGAAAAAGCTAGCATTTCTGCAACTATGTTTAAATTTGATAATGTAAAAGTAAAATTTACTCCAGTTGAGGGTATGAAAATTGTAGCTAGTGGTAAGATTACACTGTTTTCTCCAAGCGGTACATATCAAATAAATTTAAAATCCATGCGTCCAAGTGGCGAGGGCGAGTTAGAACTTGCTTTTAAACAACTAAAAGCTAAATTAGAAAAAGAAGGTTTGTTTGATATTTCTCATAAAAAACCACTTCCAAAATATCCAAAAAAAATAGCAATAATAACATCAAAAACAAGTGCTGCGCTTCAAGATATGTTAAAAATTGCAACAAATAGATGGCAGTTAGTAAAAATAAGCGTATTTGATTCTTTAACTCAGGGTGAAAATGCACCAAACGAACTTATAAAAACCCTTATAAAAGCCGATAGTATAGGATATGACGCTATTATAATTGCAAGAGGTGGTGGAAGTAGAGAAGATCTTTGGTGTTTTAATGATGAGGGTTTAGCAAGGTGTATTTATGCACTAAAAACACCTATTATAAGTGCTATCGGACATGAGATTGATTTTAGTATAAGCGATTTTGTAAGTGATCATAGAAGCCCAACGCCAAGTGCTGCTATGATGGATTTACTTCCAAGTATTGATGAAATTATACAGCTACTTGATAAAAAAGAAGATGTATTAAAAAATCTTATAAATTATAAATTGCAAAATGCCATTTCGCTGCTTAATCTAAAAAAAAGCTTATTTTTAAACTCAAATTTAAAACAAAAACTATCTATATATAATCAAAATTTAGAACATATTAAATTTAAGCTGAAAAATTTGATAAATATGAATATTTCTAATTCATTAAATAAGATTGAAAATTTACAAAATATTTTTAAAGAAAAAGAGATTTTTTTTGCTAAAACAAAAGATCTTGTAGAAATACGCAAAAACGGAAAACTTATGTCTTTAGAAAATCTTAAAAAAGATGATATTATAACTATTTATTCACAAAATTTCTCAAAAGATGCAAAAATAATAAATTAA
- the ubiE gene encoding bifunctional demethylmenaquinone methyltransferase/2-methoxy-6-polyprenyl-1,4-benzoquinol methylase UbiE, giving the protein MEKQKEIVEMFNEIAPTYDKANRVISFGIDTSWRKNACKIVLKKIDKKDINIIDVACGTGDMMGIWEDISKKFGIKINDMIGIDPSVGMLNVAKNKFPNYKFITAKADDTTLDSNFGDILSISYGIRNVVQRKEALGEFNRVLKSGGYLVVLEFTKRKHGGLIPFFRDFYIANILPTLGGMISKNKKAYEYLPNSISNFLDKESFKDELSEAGFDLELTKGYSFDVCTLFVAKKIKDI; this is encoded by the coding sequence ATGGAAAAGCAAAAAGAAATCGTTGAAATGTTTAATGAAATAGCACCAACTTATGATAAAGCAAATAGAGTTATAAGCTTTGGTATAGATACAAGTTGGCGTAAAAATGCGTGTAAGATAGTGTTAAAAAAAATAGATAAAAAAGATATAAATATCATAGATGTTGCTTGTGGAACTGGTGATATGATGGGTATCTGGGAAGATATTTCTAAGAAATTTGGTATTAAAATAAACGATATGATAGGCATTGATCCAAGTGTTGGAATGCTTAATGTGGCAAAAAATAAATTTCCAAATTATAAATTTATAACAGCAAAAGCTGATGATACTACACTTGATTCAAATTTTGGAGATATTTTAAGTATTAGTTATGGTATAAGAAATGTAGTTCAAAGAAAAGAAGCCTTAGGTGAGTTTAATAGAGTTTTAAAAAGTGGCGGCTATCTTGTAGTTTTGGAATTTACTAAAAGAAAACATGGTGGTTTGATACCATTTTTTAGAGATTTTTACATAGCAAATATTTTGCCTACACTTGGTGGAATGATATCTAAAAATAAAAAAGCATATGAGTATCTTCCAAATTCAATTAGCAATTTTTTAGATAAAGAGAGTTTCAAAGATGAGCTTAGTGAGGCTGGTTTTGATCTAGAACTTACAAAAGGATATAGCTTTGATGTTTGTACTCTTTTTGTTGCTAAAAAGATAAAAGATATATAA
- a CDS encoding CHAD domain-containing protein, with protein sequence MVLEIERKFLIDSESILDEFTLDDINFQLLKVEQFYTQITKFDERRYRKSSKSYFFTYKKGKGISRVENEHEITKKEFKRAKEHKLGSLISKDRYLFKINNLPCNIDIYSGDLSGIIVLEIEFLTIDDANNFKIPNFLQKHILKEITYEDGYKNKNLALFGNPDSRFDVEKSMDILDKVSPILQNLVFPDSINAIDGARVNFYYLFKLIQHYKNDYLKTFNDESMHQFRVNLRKSRSLLKLIGSVFDEDITKYFCDEFKKLANSTNKIRDIDVFLNFIDNSDEYETYKAILRNSKNRQITEFKQILEDSEILFEEWSMLLRENSDFYKGINHDKKLKKLISKALRLQMVKLQKMLFNLNSNCKNSYFHKIRIEFKKFRYLADMYKSFYKDKKLLNCILKSKEAQELFGNLQDRDVLLSMIDELENHDKDDLSELKSKFKKDIINLRDEILRKKDKLRKRFLKSSKIIKIYT encoded by the coding sequence GTGGTTCTAGAAATAGAGCGTAAATTCCTCATAGATAGTGAAAGTATTTTAGATGAGTTTACGCTTGATGATATAAATTTCCAACTTTTAAAAGTTGAGCAATTCTACACACAAATAACTAAATTTGATGAAAGAAGATATCGAAAAAGCTCTAAGAGTTACTTTTTTACATACAAAAAAGGCAAAGGTATTTCAAGGGTTGAAAACGAACATGAAATAACCAAAAAAGAGTTTAAGCGAGCAAAAGAGCATAAGCTTGGAAGCTTGATTAGTAAAGATAGATATCTTTTTAAGATAAATAATTTACCTTGCAATATAGACATTTATAGCGGTGATTTATCAGGGATTATTGTTTTGGAAATAGAATTTCTTACTATAGATGACGCTAATAATTTTAAAATTCCAAATTTTTTACAAAAGCATATTTTAAAAGAGATTACTTATGAAGATGGGTATAAAAATAAAAATTTAGCTCTTTTTGGAAATCCTGATTCTCGTTTTGATGTTGAAAAAAGTATGGATATTTTAGATAAAGTAAGCCCGATTCTTCAAAATTTGGTTTTTCCAGACAGCATTAATGCAATAGACGGCGCAAGAGTTAATTTTTATTATCTTTTTAAATTGATACAGCATTATAAAAATGATTATTTAAAAACATTTAATGACGAATCAATGCACCAATTTAGAGTAAATTTAAGAAAAAGTAGATCACTTTTAAAGCTTATAGGCTCTGTTTTTGATGAAGATATTACTAAATATTTTTGCGATGAGTTTAAAAAACTAGCAAATTCTACAAATAAGATTAGAGATATTGATGTTTTTTTAAATTTTATAGATAATTCAGATGAATATGAGACTTATAAGGCTATTTTAAGAAATAGTAAAAATAGGCAAATTACCGAGTTTAAACAAATTTTAGAAGATAGTGAAATTTTGTTTGAAGAGTGGAGTATGCTGCTAAGAGAAAATAGTGATTTTTATAAAGGTATAAATCATGATAAAAAGCTAAAAAAACTTATTTCAAAAGCACTTAGACTTCAAATGGTAAAGTTGCAAAAAATGCTATTTAATCTTAATAGTAATTGTAAAAATTCGTATTTTCATAAAATTAGAATAGAGTTTAAAAAATTTAGATATTTAGCTGATATGTATAAGAGTTTTTATAAGGATAAGAAGTTATTAAATTGTATTTTAAAATCAAAAGAAGCACAAGAACTTTTTGGAAATCTTCAAGATAGAGATGTTTTGTTATCGATGATAGACGAATTAGAAAATCATGATAAAGACGATTTATCTGAGTTAAAATCTAAATTTAAAAAAGATATTATAAATTTAAGAGATGAAATACTTAGAAAAAAAGACAAACTTAGAAAAAGATTTTTAAAAAGTTCAAAGATAATTAAAATTTACACATAA
- a CDS encoding Fur family transcriptional regulator, whose translation MDHISLLKKFDLKATPQRLCILSVLSEHKHPNIDELYESIKNYYPSISLATVYKNLATLMDKGLVVEVNMPNQKTKYDIYEYPHIHVVCENCGHVEDMIFEDGSMENFQKNLEQKLSNFVEKFNVVASVKTCKHCS comes from the coding sequence ATGGATCACATTTCATTATTGAAAAAATTTGATTTAAAAGCAACACCACAAAGACTTTGTATTTTGAGTGTTTTAAGTGAACATAAACATCCAAATATAGATGAGCTTTATGAAAGCATTAAAAACTATTATCCATCTATATCTTTGGCAACTGTTTATAAAAATTTAGCAACACTTATGGATAAAGGTTTGGTAGTTGAGGTTAATATGCCAAATCAAAAAACAAAATATGATATCTATGAATATCCGCATATTCATGTAGTTTGTGAAAATTGCGGTCATGTTGAAGATATGATTTTTGAAGATGGGTCAATGGAAAATTTTCAAAAAAATTTAGAGCAAAAGCTTTCAAATTTTGTAGAAAAATTTAATGTGGTGGCTAGTGTAAAAACTTGCAAACATTGTTCTTAA